Sequence from the Bacteroidota bacterium genome:
TTTTTATACAGCTCCATTGTTGCCTGCTGCTTTTTCATAGCATCAGCATCTTTATTTTTCTCATTTAAAGCATCAATCTCCGGACGAATTACCCGCATTTTTGCACTCGAAAGGAAGTTCTTATAAGTAACAGGAGAAAGTATAAGTTTTACTATAAATGTAATTATCAAAATAATAATACCATAACTCAATCCAAATCCTTCAAGGAAGTTGAATAGTGGAATTACAAAAAATCGGTTTACCCAGCCAAATATCCCCCATCCTAATGGAATAAGCTCATCTAAGTTCTTTTTATACGAATTAAGTATACTGTACTTGTTTGGACCAATATACAGGTTCATATCGTAGTTTACAGCCCCGTTTACAATCTTCAACGGAATATTAGCCTGAAAACTTTTAACAAAGTCGTTTTGAATATGATTTACCTCATCTCTAAACTCTTCATGAGAATTCGAACTCAATGTAGCGCTTTCAAAATTCTTATCAGTAAGCAATACCATTGAGAAAAACTGTTGTTTAAAAGCGACCCACGAAACATCCGCTTCGGTTTCTTCATCACTTCCACCGGCACTTAGATAGTCAGTTTTTCCTCCTTCATACTCATAATCAAGAGTAGTGTACAAACTTTCGTTCTTGAAACTTTTTTCAGTACGGTTCGAATTTAAGTTCCAGTCAATAGCCACACTTTTATTGGCGTCAATAATATTTTCAAGACCTACTGTTCTTATGTTGAAATCCAACATATAATCATCGGGCTTTAGAGTATAAACATACTCTACATATTTACTTTCCGACACCTTGGCTTTCATCGACAATACCTGATTGTCGCCGTCCTTACTTAGGGAGGGAACAAAATACAAATCTGAAGTATTGAATACTCTGTTATTTTGAGTACTAAACTGAAGATTGAAATTACCGTTATTGTTATTTAAAAGATAAAGGTCTTCCTGCCCGTAAGTTTTATAGTCGTTCAGTTTAGCCTCTACTATCTGACCACCTTTATTAGAAACAGTAAGTTTCAAAACTCCGTTATCCATAACTGTTACAGCATCTTCAGTTGCACTTGACAATGATGCTGAATAGTAAAACTCCCCGTATTTCAACTTTAAACTTTCATCAACCTGAGCTGAATCTAAAACTATTTCCTGTTGAGTTTCTTCAGGAGTTGAAACAGAAGAAGGTTTTTCAACCTGTTCTGTATTCGATTTACTTTGTTTTTCTTCTTCAGAAGGTTCCTGAATGTACATAAAATACATTAGGATTGCTCCCATCAATATAAAACCAATCAGGGAGTTGATATCAAAATTCTTTTTTTCTTGCATTTAATTATTTTCTACGTGTTAGAATGCTCTATACTGGCTTTTACAAAATCTACGAAAAGTGGATGCGGACGCAACACAGTACTCTTATATTCCGGATGAAACTGTACTCCTACAAACCAAGGATGATCTTTTAATTCAACTATCTCAACCAGACCGGTATCAGGGTTAAATCCTGATGCTACCATACCGGCATCCTCATAATCTTTCTTATATTCATTATTGAAT
This genomic interval carries:
- the yidC gene encoding membrane protein insertase YidC, translating into MQEKKNFDINSLIGFILMGAILMYFMYIQEPSEEEKQSKSNTEQVEKPSSVSTPEETQQEIVLDSAQVDESLKLKYGEFYYSASLSSATEDAVTVMDNGVLKLTVSNKGGQIVEAKLNDYKTYGQEDLYLLNNNNGNFNLQFSTQNNRVFNTSDLYFVPSLSKDGDNQVLSMKAKVSESKYVEYVYTLKPDDYMLDFNIRTVGLENIIDANKSVAIDWNLNSNRTEKSFKNESLYTTLDYEYEGGKTDYLSAGGSDEETEADVSWVAFKQQFFSMVLLTDKNFESATLSSNSHEEFRDEVNHIQNDFVKSFQANIPLKIVNGAVNYDMNLYIGPNKYSILNSYKKNLDELIPLGWGIFGWVNRFFVIPLFNFLEGFGLSYGIIILIITFIVKLILSPVTYKNFLSSAKMRVIRPEIDALNEKNKDADAMKKQQATMELYKKAGVNPMAGCLPALLQMPILFAMFRFFPSAIELRQESFLWAEDLSSYDSILQLPFYIWGYGDHISLFTLLMAAALMVYTMMSGAGMNQPTQPGMPNMKYMMYLMPVMMIFWFNSYASGLSYYYFLSNFISIIQIFIIKKYIIDEDKIHAQMQENKKKPAKAKSKWSQKMNQMMQDAQKQQANKKK